Genomic DNA from Candidatus Cloacimonadota bacterium:
ATAAAATGGATAAGACCATTGTTGTTGAAGTTGAAAGAAAATTTAAGCACCCTTTGTACGGCAAATACATTCGCAAACACAAAAAATACAAAGTCCATGATGAAGAAAATGAATCACACTTCGGAGACACTGTCATTATTGAAGAATGCAGACCTATTAGTAAAACGAAACAGTGGAAATTGACAGAAATTACAAACAGAATGATTGTCGAGTAGGGAGTTGAAATGATACAGCAAGAAACGAGATTGAAGGTAGCAGACAATTCTGGCGCAAAGATTGTCCAGTGTATTAAGGTCCTCGGTGGCTCGAAAAGAAGATATGCTTATGTCGGTGACATAATCAAAATATCAGTTAAATCTGCTACTCCTAATTCAGAAATTCGTGCAGGAACTGTCCATGAGGGTGTTATCGTCAGAACAAGAAAAGCAATTAGACGCGAGGATGGAACTTATGTCCGCTTTGGAGATAATGCGATTGTGTTAATTAATGAGGTTTTAGAGCCAATTGGAACACGTATTTTTGGACCGGTAGCCCGTGAATTAAGAGATAATAATTTTATGAAAATTCTCTCACTTGCACCTGAAGTGGTATAGGAGAAAACATGCGAATCAAAAAAGGTGATAAAGTTAAAGTCATCACAGGTGTTTATAACGGTGTGATTGGTGAAGTTTTAAAAGCCATTCCCAGCACGAATAAAATTATCGTTGAAAAAGTTAATTTTGCAAAAAAACACCAAAGACCCACTCAACAAAATCAAGCGGGTGGTATTTTTGAGATTGAAGCACCAATAGATGTATCAAATGTGAGATTTATTTGCCCTAAATGTGGCGAAGTTTCAAAAACAAGAATAAAAATCCTTGAAGACAAAAGCAGAATCAGATATTGTGTGAAATGTGAAGATATGGTTTGATGAGGTATAATGAATAGATTAAAAGAAAAATATCAAAATGTTTTGAAAAAAGAAATTCAACAAAAACTTGAGTTTAAAAATATTATGCAAGTTCCTAAACTCATTAAAGTTTCTGTGAATATGGGAGTTGGTGAAGCTGTGGTGAATCGGAGTGCTGTAGAAAATGCTCGCAAACAGTTAGAATTACTCACCGGCCAACATTCACTGATAACAAAAGCAAGACGGTCTATCTCGAATTTTAAAATCCGAGAAGGTGATCCAATTGGAACGAAAACAACTCTGCGAAGTGAAATAATGTATAACTTTGTTGATAAACTTTTTAGTATAGTTATTCCTCGATTACGTGACTTTGAAGGTATTTCACCTAAGGGTTTTGATGGGTACGGAAATTTCACTTTAGGATTTAAAGATCAGACAGTTTTTCCGGAAATTGAATATGATAAGGTTGATAAAGTTAGAGGTTTAAATATAACTTTTGTTACTACTGCAAATAATGACGAAGAAGGCTATGTGCTTTTAAAATCACTCGGAATGCCTTTTAAAAAGAAATAGTAAGGATAATTTATGGCAAAAAAATCTTGGGTAGTTAAAAATAAAAAGGAACAAAAATTTAAGGTCCGTGAATATAGCAGATGCCGAATATGTGGCAGAACGAGAGCATATATGCGAGATTTTGGGATTTGTAGATTATGTTTTAGAAAGCTTGCTCGTCAGGGAAAAATTCCTGGTGTAAAGAAAGCAAGCTGGTAGATGGAGGAATAATGCCTATTACTGATCCGATAGCAAATTTGCTTTGTATGGTTAAAAATGGTGTAACCAGAAAAAAGAAAGACATCATTATTGATTCGTCTAATGTTCGAAAAGAAATCATGCGGATATTAAAAGATGAAAAATATATTGAGAATTTTGAAATATTAGAACCAACGGTTGATAAAAAAAGAAAATTTGAACAAATTAAAATTTATTTTCGATATTTGGAAAATGGTGAATCCTTTATTCGAGATGTGAAAAGAGTCAGTAAACCCGGAAAAAGAATTTATGTTAATTCAACCAATATTCCGATTGTCTTGAATCATATCGGCATTGCCATAATTTCTACTAATAAAGGAATTTTAACAGATGCTCATGCCCGTCAACAACATGTCGGCGGGGAATATTTATGCAAAATATGGTAAGTTGAGGTAATAATATGTCCAGAATAGGGAAACAACCAATCAAGATACCTGAACTAGTGAATGTAAAAATTGATAAACAGAATATTGCAGTAAAAGGTCCGAAGGGTAATTTGAGTTTAACAGTTAGTAAGGGAATAACTGCAGAAATAATTGATAAAGAAATTATCGTAACCAGAAAAAATGACGAAAAAGAAAATCGCAGCTTGCATGGATTAAATCGTGTCTTGATCGACAATATGATTGTTGGAGTTTCTGAAGGTTATATGAAGAAATTATTTGTCGTTGGCACCGGCTATAAAGTAGCCATACAAGGCAAATGGTTGATTTTATCTCTCGGATTTTCGCACGATGTGTATGTTGAAATGCCAAAAACCGTTGAAGTACAAACTGAAAAAATAAGTCGAGCAGCTGCCAGCGATATTCCTGAATTGCAAGCAATTATAGATTTGTATTCTTGTGATAAAGAGCTGTTGGGAAATGTAACGGCTTCTATTCGTGCAGTTCGACCTCCCGGAGCTTTTAATAAGTGTAAGGGAATTCGTTATTCTGATGAACGTGTGAAGAAAAAACCTGGTAAAGTCGCTGGTGGTACCGATGCAGGATAATTCTGTTCTCAATCTGATTGGAAGAATGAAAGGAATATTTTATGTTGAATAAAAGAGTAAATAAAAATAAATTATTAAGACAAAGAAGAAAAATTACAATACGGAAAAAGATATCCGGAACGCCGGAAATGCCACGTGTTTCTGTATATAGAAGCATAAAGCATATTTATGCTCAAGTTATTGATGATGTCCATAATACAACTCTCGTTTCTGCGTCCACGTTACAATCCCAATTTGAAGAGTTGAAAAAAGATAAGATGAAACCGGTTGAAAAGGCATTTTTAGTCGGTAAAATTCTTGCTGAAAAATGTAAAAAAATGAATGTTAATGCTGTAAGCTTCGATCGTAATGGATTTAAATATCACGGTAGAGTGAAAGCGTTAGCTGATGGTGCCAGAAAAAGCGGCTTGAAACTATAGGAGAAATGATTAAAATGCGGAAAAAATTTAATAATAAACCCGAAGACGAATACGTTTTTGAACAAGTTGTCTCTACCAGACGTGTAGCAAAAGTTGTAAAAGGTGGGAAAAATTTTCGCTTTACAGCAACTATGGTTGTTGGCAATAAAAAGGGAAAAGTAGGTTTTGGTATGGGAAAAGCAAATCAAATTGTGTCGGCAATAAATAAAGCTAAAGATAGAGCAAAAAAAGATGCTTTCACTTTTCCAATGAGAAACGGTACAATTCCTCATGAAGTTAAGACGAAATTTGGCGGAAGTAAAGTTATGATAAAGCCGGCTGCTCCAGGAACTGGAATTATTGCAGGTGGTCCTGTGCGTGCAATGATGGAAGGTGCAGGGGTAGAAAACGTGCTTACAAAATCTTTCGGGTCAAATACAAAACATAACATTGTTAAAGCAACTGAAAAGGCACTTAAATCTCTGCGTTCACATGAAGAACTTGCTAAATTACGCGGAAAAACTATAGCCGAATTAATGGCATAATTGATAAATTTTGTCCCCAAATTATTGGGGCGGATCTCCCTCCGGCACAAAGTGCAGAAGAAAGGTTTGGTTTTGAAAATGAAGTTGAATGAATTAAGAGTTCCTAAGAATTCAAAAAAAACAAAAAAAAGATTTGGAAAAGGTGACGGATCTGGAATTGGGAAAACTTCCGGGCGTGGAATGAATGGACAAAAATCACGTAGTGGTGGTAGTATTCCTGTCTGGTTTGAAGGTGGGCAAATGCCTATTCATCGAAGAATCCCAAGAAAAGGATTTACAAATATTTTTAAAAAAGAGTTTAGAATTGTATCTTTAAACAAACTTGCTCAGGTGGAAGAAGAAATCATAGACATTGATATAATGGAAAAATTTGGGCTCATTAAGACCTGTAAAACCAAAAAATTACCGGTTAAAATTCTTGGAAATAAAGAAAACCAATTTAATGAGAGAAAAATTATTAAAGCAAATAAATTTACCAAATCTGCAATAGCAATAATTGAAAAGAATGGTGGGAAAGCAGAGGTTCTATAGTGATGAAGTCATTGGTAAATGTTTTTAAAGTACCGGATCTTAAGAAAAAAGTTCTTTTTACTTTAGGCATTTTGATAGTTTATCGTTTGGGAGGACATATCCCCGCTCCAGGTATCAACGCTCAAGCTCTTGGTGAATTTTTTACTTCAAGAGGTAATACGCTTTTTGGCATGCTTGATTTATTCGTAGGCGGAAATCTTAGTAAAGCAACGATTTTCGCACTTGGTATAATGCCGTATATTACCGCTTCGATCGTGATGCAATTACTCGGTGGAATTATTCCTTATTTTGAAAAATTGAAAAAGCAAGGTGCCGAAGGGCAGAAAAAAATTACTCAATACACAAGATACGGCACTGTTGTAATCGGAATTTTCAATGCTTTAGGTATTACTTTTTTTCTGGAAAGTATTACAACTTCTTCAGGTGTACTTATTGTTTCCCATCCGGGTTTGATTTTCAAGCTTGTTACAATATTAACATTCGTAACAGGTACAATTTTTGTAATGTGGTTGGGGGAGCAAATTAATGATAAGGGTATCGGAAACGGTATCTCCTTGATAATTTTTGTTGGAATTATTGCAAGGTATCCTGGCGGATTCATTAATATGGGAAATATGATTATTAATGGAACTATGAGTTTGATACTCGCAATCTTTGTTATTGTTTTGATGATTTTCGTTACGGCTGCGGTGATTCTTGTAACAGAGGCAAATCGGAAAATTCCAGTTCAATATGCAAAACGGGTTATTGGTAGAAAAATTTACGGTGGGCAAAGTACTCACATACCATTAAAAGTGAATTCTGCCGGAGTTATTCCAATTATTTTTGCCCAAGCTGTGCTTATGTTCCCGAAAACAATTACAACATTTTTTCCACAAAGTGATTTTATGAACACTATCTCTGCATGGCTATCACCAGGTGCTTTCCTCTATACTGTTTTGTATATGCTGATGATTATTTTCTTCGCATATTTTTACACAGCTATTGTTTTGAATCCGGTTGAAATTGCCAACAACATGAAAAAATATGGTGGTTTCATTCCCGGAAGAAAACCCGGCAAAAAAACTGCTGATTATATCAATAGCGTTATAACCAGAATTACTTTACCAGGAGCAATATTCTTTGCCATTATTGCGGTTATGCCCACATTTTTGATAAAATATGCAAAAATGCCCTTCTATTTTGGCGGAACAGGATTGATAATTATTGTTGGCGTTGCCCTTGATACTTTGAAACAAATTGAATCTCAATTAGTTATGAGACATTACGATGGATTTATGAAGAAGGGAAAACTTCGAGGTAGAAGGTGAAGAAATTTTCTCGCTTAATTGTAGTTCTGCTTGGTCCTCCAGGTGCTGGAAAAGGCACTCAATCTGAAATGCTTCATAAAGAATTTGGTGTACCACATCTCTCAACAGGAGACATACTTAGGGATTCAATCAAGCAAGGAACTAAAATTGGCAAAGAAGCTCAAAACTATATGCACAAAGGTGAATTAGTTCCTGACGATATTATATTTAACCTTATAGAATCTCGTGTTAATGAAGATGACTGCGCTAATGGAGCGATTTTTGACGGTTTTCCTCGAAATTTATCACAAGCAAAGAATTTTCTGAATTTAGAATATGTAAAAAATGCGGATTTAGTTACTTCTATTCTTGTTAATATTTCTGATGCGGATGCAGTTAAGCGATTATCAAGTAGGCGTTATTGTCCAAAATGCAATAAAATTTTCAGTTTGGCAGTTAAACCACCCAAATTGGAGAATGGAACATATATTTGCGATAATTGTGGAACCGAACTTGAAATTCGCGATGATGACAAAATTGAGACGATAAAAAATAGGCTTAGTGTTTATCATAGTTTTGCCCGACCTATGCTTGATCTGTTTGACGAAAGAGCAATTTTGAGAATAGTGGATGGAAACCAAGAATCTACTGAAGTTTCAAAGTTAATTATAAAGGAATTATCCTAAATGATTTCGATTAAAAACGAACGAGAAATTGAGTTTATGCGCGAGTCAAATCGGATTGTTGGAGAGGTTCTCTTTCAATTAGGGCAAATGATAAAACCTGGAATTTCTACAAAAGATCTCAATGCACGTGCTGGTGAAATTATTTCTGAAAATAAAGCAACAGCAGAATTCAATGGTTTTTCAGTTGATGGGCTTAAGCCATATCCCTATAATATTTGTGCATCTCTGAATAATGAGATCGTACATGGTTATTCTTCTTCAGAAAAAATCCTCAAAGATGGTGACATTATTAGCATTGATGTTGGCACACGCAAAAACGGTTTTTGTGGTGATGGTGCCAGAACCTTTGCCGTAGGAGAAATAAGTGCAGAGAATAAAAAATTGATGGATGTTACTCAATTGGCTTTAGAGCGAGCAATTGAAAAATGTGTTGTTGGAAATAGAATTGGTGATATTTCAGCTATTATTGAACAAACTGCTAAAGAAAATAATCTGTTTGTTGCAGAGAATCTTACGGGACACGGTGTAGGTAGAGAACTTCACGAAGATCCAATAGTTTTTAATTCTGGCAAAAAAAATAAAGGACCACGCCTAAAAAAAGGAATGACTATTGCAATTGAGCCGATGTTTAGTATTGGTACTTCAAAAATTATTGAGCATGAATGGGTCTATTTAACAGCTGACAATTCCAATGCTGCTCATTTTGAAAACACGATATTGATTACCGAAAATAAACCGGAAATATTAACTAAGTTCAGTAACGGTAAAGTTAAGTATAATCAATTGGAGAAGAAATAGTGGGAAAAAGTAGCGTTATTGAGGTTGATGGAATTGTTGAAGAAACTTTGCCTGGAACAAAATTTAAGGTTAAATTAGAAAATGGGCACGTAATTTTAGCACATATCTCAGGCAAAATGAGAATGAATTATATTCGCATTTTAGTCGGTGATAAAGTGAAAATGGAATTATCACCCTATGACCTTACAAAAGGTAGAATTGTTTATCGTTATAAATAGAAAAAAGAGGTATAAATGAAAGTATTATCATCAGTTAAGAAACGTTGTAAAGATTGTAAAATCGTTAAACGTAAAGGTACAATATATGTTATTTGTAAAAATCCGAAACATAAACAGAGACAAGGTTAAATATTCACCGTTGAGTGGATTAACTTTTCATATATAAGGAGGAAGAAATTGGCTAGAATTGCTGGTGTAGATTTACCAAATAATAAAAGAATTGAAATCGCATTGACCTATATTTTTGGTATAGGAAGAACTTTATCAAAAAAAATTTTGGTTATAGCAGGAATTGACGAAAATATCCGTGCAAAAGATCTTTCAAATCAGGAAGTTAAAGAATTAAGAGAAATTATTACAGACAACTATACAATTGAAGGTGATTTGCGAAAAGAAAATAAAATGAATTTGAACCGACTCAAAGAAATTGGTTGCTATAGAGGTTTGAGACATAGAATTGGATTACCGTGTCGTGGACAAAAAACACATGCTAATGCTCGAACTCTAAAAGGTCCCAGACTTGGAAGAATAAAGAAATAATTCAAAAATGCGAATAGCAAACCTCAATAGGAGAATTTGATGGCTATTAAAAAAGCAAAAGTTCGGAAAAAAAAAGTTAAGCTAACTTTTAATGATGGTGTTGCTCATATCAAAGCAACTTTTAATAACACCATTATAACGATAACTGATATGGGTGGAAATGTTCTTGCCTGGTCAAGTGGTGGCAAAATTGGAAATAAGGGTAGTAGAAAAAGTACATCTTATGCTGCTCAACTTTCTTCAACAGAAGTAGCAAGAGAAGTAGTAAATCAAGGATTAAGAAAGGTGCATGTGGAAATTAAAGGTCCTGGTGCCGGAAGAGATTCATCAATTCGAGCCCTTGAATCAAATGGTTTGGAGATTCTTTCAATAAAAGACATTACCCCAATCCCACATAACGGTTGTAGGCCGCCAAAACGAAGAAGAATATAAAGGAATTATAATGGGTAGATATACAGATGCAAAATGTAAATTATGTAGAAGAGAGGGTACTAAACTTTTCTTAAAAGGTTCAAGATGCTATTCTGATAAATGTAGTTTGCAACGAAATAGTTCTCCTCCCGGAGAAAAAAACAAAAAATTCCGAAGCAGACAAAGCGATTATGCAGTTCACTTGCGAGAAAAACAAAAAACAAAAAGAATGTATGGGCTTTTTGAGAAACAATTTAAAAATACATTTGAAAAAGCAGAAAAAATGAAAGGTGTTAGTGGCGAAAACTTGCTGAAACTTTTGGAAATACGTCTTGATAATGTTGTTTACAGAATGGGTTTTGCTCCATCCAGAAATTCTGCGAGACAACTTGTTAATCATGGTCATATTTTAGTTGACGGAAAGAAAGTTGATATCCCCTCTTTCTGGGTTAAACCAGGTCAGGAAATTCAAATTCGAAATCGAAGCAGACAAATACCTATTATACGGGAAGGTATGGACTCCTATAACAAATTGGAACAATTCAACTGGTTGGAAGTCAATCATGAAAATTTTATAGGCTCTGTGAAAAGTTTTCCAGATAAGGAACAGCTTCCACAGGATATCGATACCAGACTTATTGTTGAATTCTATTCAAAATAATCTCAGGAGATTTTATGGCAAATATTGAACCTATTCAGTTACCACAATACAGAAAAAAGGATAAAAAAACTTTTTCGGATACTTATGGAAAATTCGAAATAGGTCCCTTTGAACCTGGCTTTGGTACTACAATTGGAAATTCTCTTAGAAGAACACTCTTATCATCAATACAAGGTGGTGCAGTTAAATTTGTCCATATAGACGGATTACACCATCAATATATCGCCATTCCAGGAGCTAGAGAAGACTATATCGAACTAATTCTAAATTTAAAAAATCTCATTCTCGTAATTGATTCAAATAAGGAACAAGTGTTAGAGTTAAACATTAAAGGTCCCAAAAAAGTTACGGCAAAAGATATTTCAGCTCCGCAAAATGTAACTATAGTTAATAAAGATCACTATCTTCTAGAATTAACTGAAAAAGTTGCATTGAATATTACTCTATGGGTTGGAAATGGAATTGGGTATAAAAGAGAAAACGAGCATATCATTGATGAAGAAAAACCTGTTGGTGTTATTGCAATTGATTCAATATATTCACCCATACGAAAAGTTAATTATCACGTCGGCAAAGAACGTGTTGACAAGAAAATAAATTATGATAAAATCATTTTAGAGATTACTACCGACGGAAGCATTTCACCAGAGGAGTCTCTGAATTTGGCTGCAAAGCTTCTAAAGGATTCGTTTGATTCGATTATGCAGTTTAAGGAAGAACCTAAATATATAAAGCGGGAAAAAGTCGATCCCGAGTTGCGAAATCTACAAAAATTGATGAAAATGGATGTAGCAGAACTCGAATTGAGTGTGAGATGCAGAAACTGTCTTGCCGCTGCAAAAATTGACAATGTCAAAGAACTTGTAGCACTCTCAGAAACAAACACATTACGTTTGCGAAATTTCGGAAAGAAATCATTAGCAGAAGTGAAAAAGGTTCTAAAGCGATATGGTTTGAAACTTGGAATGGATGTAAAGGAAATTGATGAGAAATTAAAAAGAATTGAAGAGATTGAGGAAAATAATGAAACACCGTAAAAATGGAACAACCACTTTTGGAAAACGCAAAGCACACAGAAAATCTATGCTTTATAATATGGCTGCGCAACTTATTATACACAATAGAATTGAGACAACTCATAGAAGAGCTAAAGAAGTACAAAAGATATCTGACAGATTGATTACTGTCGGGAAAAATGATTCAATCCATTCTCGCAGACAAGCTTTTAAAATATTAACCAACCGTGATCTTGTAAAAAAATTATTTGATGATATTGCCCCCAAATATAAAAACAGGAACGGTGGATATACTCGAGTTATAAAGATTGGACATCGTCGTGGTGATGCTGCCCCTATTTCAATTCTTGAATATGTGGAAGAAGCAGAAAAAAACTAAAAAATGTAGAAATATGTTGACATAATTTTTACTTAGATTAAATTGTAGTTACAATATTTTCCCCCCTAAAGCGGTTGAAACACCGCATAAAAGACCTCCTCAGCACTGGTGGCCTCCCCTCTGCCAGTGCTTTTTATTTTAGGTCTTTTTTTTTGCAACTTTATATGGTAAATTAATAAATAATCTCGTTAATGCTTGACAATTAAATTGCTTAATTTAATTTATAGCAAAATTTAAAAAGGAGATAAAGATGCTAAATAAAATAGTTTTTATTCTTTCTCTTGCACTGCTATTAACCAGTTTAGGCTTTTGTGAAGACATAAATAATCCCACTGTTTATGCCCAACAGTCTTCATTCATTACCAATCTTTTTCATTCATTTACAATAAATTTACAAACTCCGTCTAATTACCAAAATAATTTTGAAAGTGAATTTACTAATAGTATTAATCCTCTTAGTGGTGACCCTGATGGCGGAAATAATGTAGATCTTCGACGCGGACACAGAATTCGAAAAAAAATTACAGCAGAAAAAAAGAATTCTTGTACTACTTACAAATAGTGTATATTTAATTATCTAATTGAATTAATCTTTTTTGCCGAGAAGGTCACTCAATATGAGTAGAATTTTTTGTTGATTAGAATAAAAAAAACCATACAAACAGTATTGGGCAATGATTTGATGGATTGGATTAGGGGAACTTATTTTTTTAGTTTTTTTATTATAAATTAATTTTGTGATTGCATATGTTGGTTACTGATTATCTAAAATAAGGGGCATTATGCAAATAACCGAGTATATAAAAGAATCATCTAAACCATTTTTTTCCCTTGAA
This window encodes:
- the rplQ gene encoding 50S ribosomal protein L17, with protein sequence MKHRKNGTTTFGKRKAHRKSMLYNMAAQLIIHNRIETTHRRAKEVQKISDRLITVGKNDSIHSRRQAFKILTNRDLVKKLFDDIAPKYKNRNGGYTRVIKIGHRRGDAAPISILEYVEEAEKN
- the rpsM gene encoding 30S ribosomal protein S13; protein product: MARIAGVDLPNNKRIEIALTYIFGIGRTLSKKILVIAGIDENIRAKDLSNQEVKELREIITDNYTIEGDLRKENKMNLNRLKEIGCYRGLRHRIGLPCRGQKTHANARTLKGPRLGRIKK
- the rplO gene encoding 50S ribosomal protein L15; translated protein: MKLNELRVPKNSKKTKKRFGKGDGSGIGKTSGRGMNGQKSRSGGSIPVWFEGGQMPIHRRIPRKGFTNIFKKEFRIVSLNKLAQVEEEIIDIDIMEKFGLIKTCKTKKLPVKILGNKENQFNERKIIKANKFTKSAIAIIEKNGGKAEVL
- the rpsH gene encoding 30S ribosomal protein S8, which codes for MPITDPIANLLCMVKNGVTRKKKDIIIDSSNVRKEIMRILKDEKYIENFEILEPTVDKKRKFEQIKIYFRYLENGESFIRDVKRVSKPGKRIYVNSTNIPIVLNHIGIAIISTNKGILTDAHARQQHVGGEYLCKIW
- the rpsD gene encoding 30S ribosomal protein S4 produces the protein MGRYTDAKCKLCRREGTKLFLKGSRCYSDKCSLQRNSSPPGEKNKKFRSRQSDYAVHLREKQKTKRMYGLFEKQFKNTFEKAEKMKGVSGENLLKLLEIRLDNVVYRMGFAPSRNSARQLVNHGHILVDGKKVDIPSFWVKPGQEIQIRNRSRQIPIIREGMDSYNKLEQFNWLEVNHENFIGSVKSFPDKEQLPQDIDTRLIVEFYSK
- the rpsE gene encoding 30S ribosomal protein S5; amino-acid sequence: MRKKFNNKPEDEYVFEQVVSTRRVAKVVKGGKNFRFTATMVVGNKKGKVGFGMGKANQIVSAINKAKDRAKKDAFTFPMRNGTIPHEVKTKFGGSKVMIKPAAPGTGIIAGGPVRAMMEGAGVENVLTKSFGSNTKHNIVKATEKALKSLRSHEELAKLRGKTIAELMA
- the rpsK gene encoding 30S ribosomal protein S11 — its product is MAIKKAKVRKKKVKLTFNDGVAHIKATFNNTIITITDMGGNVLAWSSGGKIGNKGSRKSTSYAAQLSSTEVAREVVNQGLRKVHVEIKGPGAGRDSSIRALESNGLEILSIKDITPIPHNGCRPPKRRRI
- a CDS encoding type Z 30S ribosomal protein S14 → MAKKSWVVKNKKEQKFKVREYSRCRICGRTRAYMRDFGICRLCFRKLARQGKIPGVKKASW
- the rplN gene encoding 50S ribosomal protein L14 encodes the protein MIQQETRLKVADNSGAKIVQCIKVLGGSKRRYAYVGDIIKISVKSATPNSEIRAGTVHEGVIVRTRKAIRREDGTYVRFGDNAIVLINEVLEPIGTRIFGPVARELRDNNFMKILSLAPEVV
- the map gene encoding type I methionyl aminopeptidase, with amino-acid sequence MISIKNEREIEFMRESNRIVGEVLFQLGQMIKPGISTKDLNARAGEIISENKATAEFNGFSVDGLKPYPYNICASLNNEIVHGYSSSEKILKDGDIISIDVGTRKNGFCGDGARTFAVGEISAENKKLMDVTQLALERAIEKCVVGNRIGDISAIIEQTAKENNLFVAENLTGHGVGRELHEDPIVFNSGKKNKGPRLKKGMTIAIEPMFSIGTSKIIEHEWVYLTADNSNAAHFENTILITENKPEILTKFSNGKVKYNQLEKK
- the rpsQ gene encoding 30S ribosomal protein S17 encodes the protein MNKIEARTKKKSTRIGVVTSDKMDKTIVVEVERKFKHPLYGKYIRKHKKYKVHDEENESHFGDTVIIEECRPISKTKQWKLTEITNRMIVE
- the rplE gene encoding 50S ribosomal protein L5 — translated: MNRLKEKYQNVLKKEIQQKLEFKNIMQVPKLIKVSVNMGVGEAVVNRSAVENARKQLELLTGQHSLITKARRSISNFKIREGDPIGTKTTLRSEIMYNFVDKLFSIVIPRLRDFEGISPKGFDGYGNFTLGFKDQTVFPEIEYDKVDKVRGLNITFVTTANNDEEGYVLLKSLGMPFKKK
- the rplF gene encoding 50S ribosomal protein L6, translating into MSRIGKQPIKIPELVNVKIDKQNIAVKGPKGNLSLTVSKGITAEIIDKEIIVTRKNDEKENRSLHGLNRVLIDNMIVGVSEGYMKKLFVVGTGYKVAIQGKWLILSLGFSHDVYVEMPKTVEVQTEKISRAAASDIPELQAIIDLYSCDKELLGNVTASIRAVRPPGAFNKCKGIRYSDERVKKKPGKVAGGTDAG
- the secY gene encoding preprotein translocase subunit SecY, with product MMKSLVNVFKVPDLKKKVLFTLGILIVYRLGGHIPAPGINAQALGEFFTSRGNTLFGMLDLFVGGNLSKATIFALGIMPYITASIVMQLLGGIIPYFEKLKKQGAEGQKKITQYTRYGTVVIGIFNALGITFFLESITTSSGVLIVSHPGLIFKLVTILTFVTGTIFVMWLGEQINDKGIGNGISLIIFVGIIARYPGGFINMGNMIINGTMSLILAIFVIVLMIFVTAAVILVTEANRKIPVQYAKRVIGRKIYGGQSTHIPLKVNSAGVIPIIFAQAVLMFPKTITTFFPQSDFMNTISAWLSPGAFLYTVLYMLMIIFFAYFYTAIVLNPVEIANNMKKYGGFIPGRKPGKKTADYINSVITRITLPGAIFFAIIAVMPTFLIKYAKMPFYFGGTGLIIIVGVALDTLKQIESQLVMRHYDGFMKKGKLRGRR
- the rpmJ gene encoding 50S ribosomal protein L36; this translates as MKVLSSVKKRCKDCKIVKRKGTIYVICKNPKHKQRQG
- a CDS encoding DNA-directed RNA polymerase subunit alpha translates to MANIEPIQLPQYRKKDKKTFSDTYGKFEIGPFEPGFGTTIGNSLRRTLLSSIQGGAVKFVHIDGLHHQYIAIPGAREDYIELILNLKNLILVIDSNKEQVLELNIKGPKKVTAKDISAPQNVTIVNKDHYLLELTEKVALNITLWVGNGIGYKRENEHIIDEEKPVGVIAIDSIYSPIRKVNYHVGKERVDKKINYDKIILEITTDGSISPEESLNLAAKLLKDSFDSIMQFKEEPKYIKREKVDPELRNLQKLMKMDVAELELSVRCRNCLAAAKIDNVKELVALSETNTLRLRNFGKKSLAEVKKVLKRYGLKLGMDVKEIDEKLKRIEEIEENNETP
- the rplX gene encoding 50S ribosomal protein L24, which gives rise to MRIKKGDKVKVITGVYNGVIGEVLKAIPSTNKIIVEKVNFAKKHQRPTQQNQAGGIFEIEAPIDVSNVRFICPKCGEVSKTRIKILEDKSRIRYCVKCEDMV
- the rplR gene encoding 50S ribosomal protein L18, coding for MLNKRVNKNKLLRQRRKITIRKKISGTPEMPRVSVYRSIKHIYAQVIDDVHNTTLVSASTLQSQFEELKKDKMKPVEKAFLVGKILAEKCKKMNVNAVSFDRNGFKYHGRVKALADGARKSGLKL
- a CDS encoding adenylate kinase; the encoded protein is MKKFSRLIVVLLGPPGAGKGTQSEMLHKEFGVPHLSTGDILRDSIKQGTKIGKEAQNYMHKGELVPDDIIFNLIESRVNEDDCANGAIFDGFPRNLSQAKNFLNLEYVKNADLVTSILVNISDADAVKRLSSRRYCPKCNKIFSLAVKPPKLENGTYICDNCGTELEIRDDDKIETIKNRLSVYHSFARPMLDLFDERAILRIVDGNQESTEVSKLIIKELS
- the infA gene encoding translation initiation factor IF-1, with protein sequence MGKSSVIEVDGIVEETLPGTKFKVKLENGHVILAHISGKMRMNYIRILVGDKVKMELSPYDLTKGRIVYRYK